A single Candidatus Desulfarcum epimagneticum DNA region contains:
- the lptB gene encoding putative lipopolysaccharide transport protein B: ATP-binding component of ABC superfamily (Evidence 3 : Putative function from multiple computational evidences; PubMedId : 17056748, 7876255, 9298646; Product type t : transporter) has translation MAMLSLRGLVKIYRGRKVVNDVSLDVESGSVIGLLGPNGAGKSTTFYMAVGMTRPDGGRVCLDDEDITDFPMHLRSRKGIGYLPQDASIFRKLTVRENIMAVLEMLPLSKTERNARTDDLLEELGIKRLENSKAGVLSGGERRRLEIARALAVKPSFILLDEPFAGIDPLAVADIKAIIGQLKKKGIGLLISDHNVRETLGACDEAYILSEGKIIEHGPPEKIASSKTALRVYLGDEFKL, from the coding sequence ATGGCCATGCTATCCCTGCGGGGCCTGGTGAAAATTTACCGGGGCCGAAAAGTGGTGAACGACGTCAGCCTGGATGTGGAAAGCGGCTCGGTGATCGGGCTTCTGGGCCCCAACGGGGCGGGAAAAAGCACCACCTTTTACATGGCCGTGGGCATGACCCGGCCGGACGGGGGCCGGGTGTGTCTCGACGACGAGGACATCACCGATTTCCCCATGCACCTGAGATCCCGGAAAGGGATCGGCTATCTTCCCCAGGACGCCTCCATATTCCGGAAGCTGACGGTGAGGGAAAATATCATGGCGGTCCTTGAGATGCTTCCGCTGTCCAAAACCGAGCGAAACGCCCGGACGGACGACCTGCTTGAGGAGCTGGGGATCAAACGCCTTGAAAACAGCAAAGCCGGGGTTCTGTCCGGGGGAGAGCGCAGAAGGCTGGAAATCGCCAGGGCGCTGGCCGTCAAACCCTCTTTTATCCTTCTGGACGAGCCATTCGCCGGAATTGATCCCCTGGCGGTGGCGGACATCAAAGCCATCATCGGGCAGCTGAAAAAAAAGGGAATCGGTCTGCTGATTTCCGATCACAATGTGCGGGAGACCCTTGGGGCCTGCGACGAGGCCTACATACTCAGCGAAGGGAAAATCATCGAACACGGGCCTCCTGAAAAAATCGCCTCCAGCAAGACCGCGCTCAGGGTTTACCTGGGGGATGAATTCAAACTCTAA
- a CDS encoding PTS fructose transporter subunit IIA, which translates to MIGIVIVTHRRLGEALIDAAEFIAGAKQEAIESVSINLIEDADALRKKIADSIGNVASPKGVLVLTDMFGGTPSNLSYSLLEEGRVEVVSGVNLPMVIKALRARSEMEIKDLALALEEYGRRSINIASGILKGNKRA; encoded by the coding sequence ATGATTGGTATAGTGATTGTCACGCATCGCCGCCTCGGCGAGGCGCTTATTGATGCCGCCGAATTCATCGCGGGGGCCAAACAGGAGGCCATTGAGTCGGTTTCCATCAACCTCATCGAAGACGCCGATGCCCTGCGCAAAAAAATCGCGGACAGCATCGGGAACGTGGCCTCCCCCAAAGGCGTCCTGGTTCTGACGGACATGTTCGGGGGCACCCCCTCGAACCTGAGCTACTCCCTCCTTGAGGAGGGGCGGGTGGAGGTCGTTTCCGGGGTCAATCTTCCCATGGTGATCAAAGCGCTGCGGGCCCGCTCCGAGATGGAAATCAAAGACCTGGCGCTCGCGCTTGAGGAATACGGCAGAAGAAGCATCAACATCGCCAGCGGAATACTGAAAGGAAACAAACGCGCGTAA
- a CDS encoding hypothetical protein (Evidence 5 : Unknown function) — MESTQKGRRKLGSFLMTGCIVLFFAVAVNFLLIGTNVSTVMAIVTSCIEYDTGKIDIKGVRGHSGSPVTIPVRIRRLDASDASNDVKTLGFDVNFDANTLTYNGFDVTGTVTKNFQTAEANEISTGLLRFGGYDSDGGVFRDSSWDASGDGWIPSGDATADASSDTSWVSNWDATGDVPGAVVYLNFNINAGGDTSGDTALTLTGLVDDIRDWPSSGGCLVYGGCSGDINGDGRWTPRDALSIFEKYMNICPTSAGEDCATVCGDVDVAGGVTPADALCVFNRYLGKSSCLD; from the coding sequence GTGGAATCAACTCAGAAAGGTCGGCGCAAATTAGGATCATTTTTAATGACCGGATGTATTGTTCTTTTTTTTGCTGTCGCTGTAAACTTTTTGCTTATCGGAACAAATGTTTCGACGGTTATGGCCATAGTCACTAGCTGTATCGAGTATGACACAGGCAAAATTGACATTAAAGGCGTCAGAGGACACAGTGGCAGCCCAGTCACCATTCCCGTCAGAATTCGGAGATTGGATGCGTCGGATGCGTCGAATGATGTAAAAACGCTTGGCTTTGATGTCAATTTCGATGCCAACACCTTAACATACAACGGTTTTGATGTGACAGGAACTGTAACGAAAAACTTTCAAACGGCCGAAGCCAATGAAATTTCAACAGGACTTCTAAGGTTTGGGGGCTACGATTCGGACGGGGGGGTTTTTCGTGACTCAAGCTGGGACGCAAGCGGAGATGGCTGGATTCCAAGTGGAGACGCGACTGCGGACGCAAGCAGTGACACAAGTTGGGTTTCAAATTGGGACGCGACCGGGGACGTTCCAGGTGCGGTTGTTTATTTGAACTTTAATATTAACGCCGGTGGAGACACCAGTGGAGACACCGCGTTGACTTTGACCGGCCTTGTGGATGATATTCGAGACTGGCCCAGCTCTGGCGGCTGTCTTGTTTACGGCGGCTGTTCGGGCGATATCAACGGAGACGGCCGATGGACGCCAAGAGACGCTTTAAGCATTTTTGAAAAATACATGAATATTTGCCCCACATCGGCGGGCGAAGACTGCGCCACTGTATGCGGAGACGTGGATGTCGCAGGGGGCGTGACTCCCGCCGACGCTCTTTGTGTTTTCAACAGATACCTGGGCAAATCAAGCTGTCTGGATTGA
- a CDS encoding hypothetical protein (Evidence 5 : Unknown function) — protein sequence MSISLFKTQRRALMAAPWLLSASFCLCLCLFQGDRMSWAKDGGGPIHVSADRLVADHARGFAEFSGNARASGKNFSVFARVIKVHGKKNAGGGALTLSEKSVDRVTASGNVVIKFDNRVAMSDEAVYITEERRLILTGENASIESEKNRVSGKKIIFDRKNGYITVEGDTGKQVGAVFYPGKETLKQ from the coding sequence ATGAGCATTTCGCTTTTTAAAACACAACGCCGGGCGCTCATGGCGGCGCCCTGGCTTTTGTCCGCCTCTTTTTGCCTTTGCCTTTGTCTTTTCCAGGGGGACAGGATGTCATGGGCAAAGGACGGCGGCGGCCCCATCCATGTGTCCGCCGACCGGCTCGTGGCCGACCATGCCCGGGGATTCGCGGAGTTTTCAGGGAACGCCAGGGCCTCGGGAAAAAATTTCTCGGTCTTTGCCCGGGTGATTAAAGTCCATGGGAAAAAAAACGCCGGGGGGGGCGCTTTGACGCTTTCCGAGAAATCCGTGGACCGCGTCACGGCCTCGGGAAATGTGGTCATAAAATTCGACAACAGGGTTGCAATGTCCGATGAGGCGGTATATATTACAGAAGAAAGACGCCTGATTTTAACCGGGGAAAACGCCTCCATTGAGAGCGAAAAAAACAGGGTTTCAGGAAAAAAAATTATTTTCGACAGAAAAAACGGATACATAACGGTGGAAGGCGACACCGGAAAACAGGTGGGCGCCGTGTTTTACCCCGGGAAAGAGACACTGAAACAATAA
- a CDS encoding PTS fructose transporter subunit IIA, translating into MKIIDSIKREAISADLKAEEKIGVLEELARPIATMAGIEEKELVRDLLERESLGSTGIGGGVGIPHCKRKDVDAMLLGFGLSQKGVDFDSIDARPVHIFFALITPEDEAGLHLKLLSRISRLLKNDLFKQKLLRARSRDEIYEIIKMEEDALQDGDDI; encoded by the coding sequence ATGAAAATTATTGATTCCATCAAACGGGAAGCCATTTCAGCGGACCTGAAAGCCGAGGAAAAAATAGGGGTTCTTGAAGAGCTGGCCCGACCCATCGCGACCATGGCCGGAATAGAGGAAAAGGAGCTGGTGCGGGACCTGCTGGAAAGGGAAAGCCTGGGCAGCACCGGCATTGGCGGGGGGGTCGGAATTCCCCATTGCAAACGAAAAGACGTGGACGCCATGCTTTTGGGCTTCGGTCTCAGCCAAAAAGGGGTGGATTTTGACTCCATCGACGCCCGGCCGGTTCATATTTTTTTCGCGCTTATCACCCCCGAAGACGAGGCCGGGCTTCACCTGAAGCTTCTGTCCAGGATTTCCAGGCTGCTGAAAAATGATCTTTTCAAGCAAAAGCTCCTGCGGGCCCGAAGCCGGGATGAAATTTACGAGATTATCAAAATGGAGGAGGACGCTCTCCAGGATGGCGACGACATCTGA
- the tpiA gene encoding Triosephosphate isomerase: protein MTTRRPLIAGNWKMFKTSAEAVEAALRLAGHIASEKETDVMITPPFTALEAVAKAVSGTRLLLGAQNVHWENQGAYTGEISPLMLAAIGCRHVIIGHSERRLYFGETDETVQKKIGAAVDAGLFPVMCVGETGEERKSGKTFSTLDKQILNGLKGFVSDRAETLVIAYEPVWAIGTGETATPEQAQGVHAHLRGLIEKTFGKKIAGSIRILYGGSVKPANIKNLMDMPDIDGALVGGASLDPDIFAEIACYQSR from the coding sequence ATGACCACCCGAAGACCCCTGATCGCCGGCAACTGGAAAATGTTTAAAACCTCCGCCGAAGCGGTTGAAGCGGCCCTGAGACTGGCCGGACACATCGCCTCCGAAAAAGAGACGGACGTCATGATCACCCCGCCCTTCACCGCCCTTGAGGCGGTGGCCAAAGCCGTTTCCGGAACCCGCCTTCTGTTAGGCGCCCAAAACGTCCACTGGGAAAACCAGGGGGCCTACACCGGGGAGATATCCCCCCTCATGCTCGCCGCCATCGGCTGCCGGCATGTCATCATCGGCCACTCGGAGCGCCGCCTGTATTTCGGGGAGACGGATGAGACCGTCCAAAAAAAAATCGGCGCGGCCGTCGACGCCGGCCTGTTCCCCGTCATGTGCGTGGGGGAGACCGGGGAGGAAAGAAAATCAGGCAAAACGTTTTCAACCCTTGACAAACAGATCCTGAATGGGTTAAAAGGGTTTGTTTCGGATCGCGCCGAAACCCTGGTCATCGCCTATGAGCCCGTATGGGCCATCGGAACCGGGGAGACGGCCACACCGGAACAGGCCCAGGGAGTTCACGCCCATCTCCGGGGCCTGATTGAAAAAACGTTTGGGAAAAAGATCGCCGGCTCCATTCGAATTCTGTATGGAGGAAGCGTGAAACCGGCCAACATCAAAAATTTGATGGACATGCCGGACATTGACGGGGCGCTGGTGGGCGGGGCCAGTCTGGACCCCGACATATTCGCCGAAATCGCCTGTTACCAAAGCCGTTGA
- a CDS encoding exported hypothetical protein (Evidence 5 : Unknown function), which produces MTKLQKGAKKVKKKTALLILAFILLGVFAQSCEKKKSGITIKKNVNDQNITFIVSVKNAPNKVHALGFEVIYDPLALKYVRYKEGKSVREFQMFGAHKVKEGLVRVGGFAAGEKSIKKDASGELVILEFEWINSEQKAGITLAKLLDDISGWNPQE; this is translated from the coding sequence GTGACAAAACTACAAAAAGGAGCGAAAAAAGTGAAGAAAAAAACAGCGCTATTAATTTTAGCTTTTATCTTGTTGGGGGTATTCGCTCAGAGTTGCGAGAAAAAAAAAAGCGGCATAACCATAAAAAAAAATGTAAATGACCAAAATATCACTTTCATTGTTTCGGTAAAGAACGCGCCGAATAAAGTGCATGCTCTCGGATTTGAGGTTATTTACGATCCTTTGGCATTAAAATATGTTCGATATAAAGAAGGAAAATCTGTGCGCGAATTTCAAATGTTTGGAGCGCATAAAGTCAAAGAAGGCCTGGTTCGCGTGGGCGGCTTTGCTGCGGGAGAAAAATCCATAAAAAAAGACGCAAGTGGAGAACTCGTTATTCTGGAATTCGAATGGATCAACAGTGAACAAAAAGCCGGAATAACATTGGCGAAACTTTTGGACGATATTTCCGGATGGAACCCCCAGGAATAA
- the gap gene encoding Glyceraldehyde-3-phosphate dehydrogenase, with protein sequence MTIRIGVNGLGRIGRMALKMAAGRPEMEVTAVNDPAGPEIMAHLLSHDSVHGTPDFPIRADGAFLEINHQKTPFMSEKDPERLDWGKYGADIVLECSGVFRTRETASKHLAAGASKAIISAPAKDPDATIVMGVNSSVYDPRRHHIISNASCTTNCLAPVAKVLHERLGIRRGMMTTVHSYTGDQRLMDAPHKDFRRARAAGLSMIPTTTGAAKAVELVLPELSGKMSGLAIRVPTANVSIVDFVAQVGRTGLTAPDVNDIFKEAASGPLSGILGCSDEFLVSSDFNGSTLSSVVDAPLTSVMGDMVKTLSWYDNEAGYAARMIDLALMVGSRL encoded by the coding sequence ATGACCATCAGAATAGGCGTGAACGGACTGGGAAGGATCGGGCGCATGGCCCTTAAAATGGCGGCCGGGCGCCCCGAAATGGAGGTGACGGCCGTGAACGACCCGGCGGGGCCGGAAATCATGGCCCATCTCCTTTCCCATGACTCGGTTCACGGGACGCCGGATTTCCCCATCCGCGCCGACGGCGCTTTTTTGGAAATCAACCATCAAAAAACGCCGTTCATGTCTGAAAAAGACCCCGAGAGGCTTGACTGGGGAAAATATGGCGCGGACATTGTTCTGGAATGCTCCGGAGTCTTCAGGACCCGGGAGACCGCCTCGAAACACCTGGCGGCCGGCGCCTCCAAGGCGATCATATCGGCGCCGGCCAAAGACCCCGACGCCACCATCGTCATGGGGGTCAACTCCAGCGTTTACGACCCCAGACGCCATCACATCATTTCCAACGCGTCATGCACCACCAACTGCCTGGCGCCGGTGGCCAAGGTTCTCCATGAGCGCCTGGGAATCCGCCGGGGAATGATGACCACCGTTCATTCCTACACCGGGGACCAGCGTCTCATGGACGCCCCCCACAAGGATTTTCGCCGGGCCCGGGCCGCCGGTCTGTCCATGATCCCCACCACCACGGGCGCCGCCAAGGCCGTGGAGCTGGTCCTTCCCGAACTTTCGGGAAAAATGAGCGGGCTGGCCATCCGGGTTCCCACGGCCAATGTCTCCATCGTGGATTTCGTGGCCCAGGTGGGCCGGACCGGCCTCACGGCGCCGGACGTGAACGATATTTTCAAAGAGGCCGCAAGCGGCCCTCTTTCCGGAATCCTGGGATGCTCGGACGAATTCCTGGTTTCATCGGACTTCAACGGCTCCACCCTGTCATCCGTGGTGGACGCCCCGCTCACCTCCGTCATGGGGGATATGGTGAAAACCCTTTCATGGTATGACAACGAAGCCGGGTACGCCGCGCGGATGATCGACCTGGCTTTAATGGTCGGCTCCCGACTCTAA
- the secG gene encoding Protein-export membrane protein SecG → MTAILVTIHVIVCVALIMIVLLQTGKGADMGAAFGGGSSQTLLGSSGASTLLSKATTGVAIIFMLTSLALAYISTQRTGGDSIMKSVETAAPAKAPANQPAADAAGEKTPEQKPQP, encoded by the coding sequence ATGACAGCGATATTGGTGACGATTCATGTGATCGTCTGTGTGGCTCTGATTATGATCGTGCTTTTGCAGACCGGCAAGGGCGCGGACATGGGCGCCGCTTTTGGCGGAGGAAGCAGCCAGACGCTTCTGGGAAGCTCCGGGGCCTCGACACTGTTAAGCAAAGCGACCACAGGCGTGGCCATCATCTTTATGCTGACCTCCCTGGCCCTGGCGTACATCTCAACCCAGCGAACGGGCGGGGACTCCATCATGAAATCAGTGGAAACCGCCGCCCCGGCAAAAGCGCCCGCGAATCAGCCGGCGGCTGACGCGGCCGGTGAAAAAACGCCTGAACAAAAACCCCAACCCTGA
- a CDS encoding putative LPS export ABC transporter periplasmic protein LptC (Evidence 3 : Putative function from multiple computational evidences), with product MNKTPKQPGSRKSNSRPFPAGAKIIPALAGILLVMAIVGVFIERRRHSPPPEQAPEARTDSKRPSLSLKKISQTSVKNGVREWSLEADSARYFKEKNRAVFENPSLVFFRKNAPNIQIFARQGVLLTDSNRVEAMGAVRALSGAYALRADKIAYDDKKRAIVSMAPSRIRSGASVLQADRISIFLDEDRTVFEGNVKGTLDEHFAF from the coding sequence ATGAATAAAACCCCAAAACAACCCGGCTCCCGGAAATCGAACTCCAGGCCCTTTCCGGCCGGGGCGAAAATCATCCCGGCCCTGGCGGGGATTTTGCTGGTCATGGCCATTGTGGGCGTGTTCATTGAGCGGCGGCGTCATTCTCCCCCCCCGGAGCAGGCTCCGGAGGCCCGGACGGATTCGAAGCGCCCCAGCCTGTCTTTGAAAAAAATCAGCCAGACATCCGTCAAAAACGGGGTCCGGGAATGGTCGCTGGAGGCGGACTCGGCCCGGTACTTCAAAGAAAAGAACCGGGCGGTCTTTGAAAACCCGTCGCTTGTTTTTTTTCGAAAAAACGCCCCGAATATTCAAATTTTCGCCCGACAGGGGGTTTTGCTCACAGACTCCAACCGCGTTGAGGCCATGGGCGCGGTGAGGGCCCTTTCAGGGGCCTATGCCCTGCGCGCCGATAAAATCGCCTACGATGATAAAAAAAGGGCCATTGTGTCCATGGCGCCCTCCCGGATTCGGAGCGGCGCCTCGGTCCTTCAGGCGGATCGCATATCCATTTTTTTAGACGAAGACCGGACGGTTTTCGAAGGAAACGTAAAGGGGACGCTGGATGAGCATTTCGCTTTTTAA
- a CDS encoding exported hypothetical protein (Evidence 5 : Unknown function), whose translation MFSRKKKNIFLCLVVGLSLFLIKNGHANSQNSSLEAIRQSYYGGGQVTYEVCVKNYPKSIDSLGMDVVYNPANLTLRRYERGSLTTNFDVFAVTNNAEAGVLRIGGIEAGNHIISKGSSGSIVILDFDVVGNLEPDTKLRFQGLKDDLNPKSRTYDPKREEPEKVESPSPASGSDNSGINEGDPQKSIDDNGSAESSYRSYTRNKGNGANEQQLESSEAFPETEVQQTESGSGASAQTRGEQKADRSNIATFKKTDHDGNIFTPGISGPSSSGGEKSSKKIWITTNRTKETRPKKHVHNATLKDSPRNIKKNTAAAFEELASNIQQIKNSVNTLKIIVLFLCFIIMSGFVGMFLLIKPIINREAK comes from the coding sequence ATGTTTTCCCGTAAAAAAAAGAATATTTTTTTATGCCTGGTTGTCGGCCTTTCCTTATTTTTAATTAAAAATGGCCACGCCAACTCTCAAAATTCATCATTGGAAGCTATAAGGCAATCTTATTACGGCGGCGGCCAGGTGACCTATGAAGTTTGTGTAAAAAATTACCCCAAAAGCATAGACTCTCTGGGCATGGATGTGGTCTATAATCCCGCTAATTTGACTTTAAGGAGGTATGAACGGGGCTCTTTGACAACGAATTTTGATGTTTTCGCCGTGACAAACAATGCGGAGGCGGGCGTTTTAAGAATCGGCGGGATCGAAGCGGGGAATCATATAATCTCAAAAGGATCCAGCGGAAGCATCGTCATACTGGATTTTGATGTTGTCGGAAATTTGGAGCCTGACACAAAACTTAGATTTCAAGGCTTGAAAGACGATCTGAATCCCAAAAGCAGAACCTATGACCCGAAGAGGGAGGAGCCGGAAAAAGTCGAGTCGCCCTCCCCTGCTTCAGGCAGCGACAATTCTGGCATAAACGAAGGCGATCCTCAAAAAAGCATAGATGACAATGGAAGCGCGGAGAGTTCATATCGGAGCTATACGCGAAATAAAGGAAACGGAGCGAATGAACAGCAACTCGAAAGTTCGGAGGCTTTTCCTGAAACGGAAGTTCAACAAACTGAATCCGGATCCGGAGCTTCAGCGCAAACTCGCGGGGAACAGAAAGCGGACAGATCGAATATCGCAACTTTCAAAAAAACCGATCATGATGGAAATATTTTCACGCCGGGAATATCCGGTCCTTCCTCAAGCGGCGGGGAAAAATCCTCAAAAAAAATTTGGATAACAACCAATCGGACAAAAGAGACGAGACCCAAAAAACATGTCCATAATGCGACATTAAAAGACAGTCCCCGAAATATTAAAAAAAACACAGCCGCCGCCTTCGAGGAATTGGCGTCAAATATACAACAGATAAAAAACAGCGTAAACACACTTAAAATTATTGTCCTTTTCCTTTGTTTTATCATCATGTCCGGTTTTGTTGGAATGTTCCTTTTGATAAAACCAATCATCAACCGAGAGGCAAAATAA
- a CDS encoding RNA polymerase sigma-54 factor, with translation MALNLQLHLKQSQQLAMTPQIRLSMKLLQFSRMELEAMVSRELELNPALEEGFGDISGEEPAPEETLSPDREVVIEEKINDDIDWSAYVREYNSTGIMETERPEPFNAEMNINAGQSLTDFLLRQLSMAFPDDEDRAVGTHIIGNLNPEGYLESGAADIAETLGKAPEKVREILSVMQTFDPLGVCARNLGECLLIQAAELDFKNAPVQKELVEAVIRGHLKDIQNRNIPAIERKLGAKPRDITAAIDLIKSLDPKPGLTFLNEPPQYIVPDIFVHKEKDRFIISVNDDGMPRLKISKFYRDAVTGGKKMDQEARKYVRENLDSAAWLIKGIHQRRNTIHKIMESILKFQGDFFDHGVKKLKPLLLSDVAEDIRMHPSTVSRATTHKYVHTPRGVFELKFFFNKSLKSSNGETVSPASVQNKIAEIVKKEDKKKPLSDEQISLLLKKDHVFLARRTVGKYRDMLKILPSSKRRQL, from the coding sequence ATGGCGCTGAATCTTCAACTTCACTTAAAACAGTCCCAGCAGCTGGCCATGACGCCCCAGATCCGTCTGTCCATGAAGCTTTTGCAGTTTTCGCGGATGGAGCTGGAGGCCATGGTGAGCCGGGAGCTGGAGCTGAATCCGGCCCTTGAGGAGGGTTTCGGGGATATTTCCGGCGAGGAGCCCGCTCCGGAGGAGACGCTTTCCCCTGACCGGGAAGTGGTCATTGAAGAAAAAATCAACGACGATATCGACTGGAGCGCCTATGTGCGGGAGTACAATTCCACCGGCATCATGGAAACGGAAAGGCCGGAGCCCTTCAACGCCGAGATGAACATCAACGCCGGCCAGTCCCTGACCGACTTCCTGCTGCGGCAGCTGAGCATGGCCTTTCCCGATGATGAGGACCGGGCCGTGGGAACGCATATCATCGGGAATCTCAACCCGGAGGGATACCTGGAGTCCGGCGCGGCCGACATCGCCGAAACGCTCGGCAAAGCCCCGGAAAAAGTCCGGGAAATCCTGTCGGTCATGCAGACATTCGACCCCCTGGGGGTGTGCGCCAGGAACCTGGGCGAGTGTCTCCTCATCCAGGCCGCCGAACTCGACTTTAAAAACGCCCCGGTCCAAAAAGAGCTGGTGGAGGCCGTCATCCGGGGGCACCTGAAAGACATTCAAAACCGAAACATCCCGGCCATCGAAAGGAAACTGGGCGCAAAGCCCCGCGACATCACCGCCGCCATTGATCTCATCAAAAGTCTGGACCCCAAACCCGGCCTGACCTTTCTGAATGAGCCCCCCCAGTATATTGTTCCCGACATTTTTGTTCACAAAGAAAAAGACCGGTTCATCATCTCCGTAAACGACGACGGCATGCCCAGGCTTAAAATCAGCAAGTTCTACCGGGACGCCGTGACGGGCGGGAAAAAGATGGACCAGGAGGCGCGAAAATATGTCAGGGAAAATTTGGACTCCGCCGCATGGCTCATCAAAGGCATCCATCAGCGCCGGAACACCATTCACAAAATCATGGAAAGCATATTGAAATTCCAGGGGGATTTTTTTGATCATGGCGTCAAAAAATTAAAACCCCTTCTGCTCAGCGATGTGGCCGAAGACATTCGCATGCATCCATCCACCGTGAGCCGGGCCACGACCCACAAATATGTCCACACCCCCCGCGGCGTTTTCGAACTGAAATTTTTTTTCAACAAATCTCTCAAATCATCAAACGGCGAAACGGTGTCTCCGGCCAGCGTTCAGAACAAAATCGCCGAAATCGTCAAAAAGGAGGACAAAAAAAAACCCCTTTCCGATGAGCAGATATCCCTTCTTCTCAAAAAGGACCACGTGTTTCTCGCCCGGCGAACAGTGGGAAAATACCGGGACATGCTTAAAATCCTGCCGTCATCCAAACGAAGGCAACTTTAA
- the hpf gene encoding Ribosome hibernation promoting factor has protein sequence MQTSVTFKNLDPSENLKTHAKEKLDRLDKLLYNPAEANVVLQVEKFRHIAEVNISGDRLKIHGREETSDMYSAIDMVVDKIESQIKKSKQKNRNKRGAGKRKRGAGKKKGQVHGPDPFPDDETARIRVETIHYKPMDVDEAVMQMDLGTAAFLVFTNARTNQVNVLYRRKNDDYGLIQPN, from the coding sequence ATGCAGACATCCGTGACTTTTAAGAACCTTGACCCTTCTGAAAACTTGAAAACCCACGCCAAAGAAAAGCTGGATCGACTGGACAAACTGCTTTACAATCCCGCGGAGGCCAATGTCGTTTTGCAGGTGGAAAAATTTCGCCACATCGCCGAGGTGAACATTTCCGGGGACAGGCTTAAAATACACGGCAGGGAAGAGACCAGCGACATGTATTCCGCCATTGACATGGTCGTTGACAAAATCGAGTCGCAAATCAAAAAAAGCAAACAAAAAAACCGAAACAAAAGAGGCGCCGGGAAAAGGAAAAGGGGCGCCGGGAAAAAGAAAGGCCAGGTCCATGGGCCCGACCCGTTCCCGGACGACGAGACCGCTCGCATCCGGGTGGAAACCATTCACTACAAGCCCATGGATGTGGATGAGGCGGTGATGCAGATGGACCTGGGAACGGCCGCCTTTCTTGTTTTCACCAACGCCAGAACCAACCAGGTGAATGTGCTTTATCGTCGCAAAAACGACGATTACGGACTGATTCAGCCCAACTGA
- the kdsC gene encoding 3-deoxy-D-manno-octulosonate 8-phosphate phosphatase (Evidence 2a : Function from experimental evidences in other organisms; PubMedId : 12639950; Product type e : enzyme) has protein sequence MKERKNKTRSEKMSLETMGLKTREKLSQTRLLLLDVDGVLTRGDIIYDDRGVEIKRFSVKDGLGLRLLMDAGTPAALVTGRRSEALAHRSRNLGVKLVFDGVRDKAALLGEIEKKTGVGPAEMAFVGDDLPDLPIMRRVGLSIAVSDACDEVKERADLVTEAPGGDGAVREVCESILKARGLWEGIIGRFVS, from the coding sequence ATGAAGGAGCGAAAAAACAAAACAAGGAGCGAAAAGATGAGCCTTGAGACGATGGGCCTCAAAACCAGGGAAAAACTTTCCCAAACCCGGCTTTTGCTTCTGGACGTGGACGGCGTTCTCACCCGGGGCGATATCATTTACGATGACCGGGGCGTTGAAATCAAACGTTTCAGCGTCAAAGACGGCCTGGGGCTCAGGCTCCTGATGGACGCGGGAACGCCGGCGGCCCTGGTGACCGGGCGCCGCTCAGAGGCGCTCGCGCATCGAAGCCGGAATCTCGGCGTCAAACTTGTGTTTGACGGCGTGAGGGACAAGGCCGCCCTTTTGGGGGAAATCGAAAAAAAAACCGGCGTTGGGCCCGCCGAAATGGCCTTTGTGGGCGACGATCTGCCCGACCTCCCCATCATGAGACGGGTGGGCCTTTCCATCGCGGTCTCCGACGCCTGCGACGAGGTGAAAGAGCGCGCGGACCTGGTCACCGAGGCCCCGGGCGGCGACGGCGCGGTTCGGGAAGTGTGCGAGTCCATATTGAAGGCCAGGGGGCTTTGGGAAGGCATTATCGGGCGCTTTGTCTCATGA